The following are encoded together in the Zonotrichia albicollis isolate bZonAlb1 chromosome 10, bZonAlb1.hap1, whole genome shotgun sequence genome:
- the PDK1 gene encoding pyruvate dehydrogenase (acetyl-transferring) kinase isozyme 1, mitochondrial isoform X2 — MGTAVTTGSVRAVTQTGSENACEKTSFMFLRQELPVRLANIMKEISLLPDNLLRTPSVQLVQSWYVQSLQEILDFKDRSSEDSGAVQSFTDTVIKIRNRHNDVIPTMAQGVIEYKESFGIDPVTSQNVQYFLDRFYMSRISIRMLLNQHSLLFGGKINPAHPKHIGSIDPNCNVVEVIKDGYENAKSLCDLYYMSSPELILEELNSKSPGQPMQVVYVPSHLYHMVFELFKNAMRATMEHHADRGIYPAIHVQITLGNEDLTVKMSDRGGGVPMRKIDRLFNYMYSTAPRPRVETSRATPLAGFGYGLPISRLYAQYFQGDLKLYSLEGYGTDAVIYIKALSTESIERLPVYNKAAWKHYKANHEADDWCVPSSEPKDMTTFRSM; from the exons GGTCTGAAAATGCTTGTGAAAAGACTTCATTTATGTTTCTGCGACAAGAGCTGCCGGTGAGGTTGGCCAACATAATGAAGGAAATCAGCTTGCTTCCAGACAACCTCCTAAGAACACCTTCAGTTCAGCTGGTGCAGAGCTG GTATGTCCAAAGTCTTCAGGAGATTCTTGACTTTAAGGACAGAAGCTCAGAAGATTCAGGGGCTGTTCAAAG TTTTACAGACACTGTGATAAAAATCCGGAATCGCCACAATGATGTCATTCCTACGATGGCTCAAGGAGTGATAGAATACAAGGAGAGCTTTGGCATCGATCCAGTGACCTCCCAGAACGTGCAGTATTTCTTAGACCGCTTCTACATGAGTCGCATTTCAATCAGAATGCTCCTTAATCAGCACT CTTTACTGTTTGGTGGGAAAATTAATCCAGCTCATCCAAAACATATTGGAAGCATCGATCCTAACTGCAATGTTGTTGAAGTTATTAAAG ATGGCTATGAAAATGCCAAGAGCCTTTGTGATTTATATTACATGAGCTCTCCAGAACTTATCCTTGAAGAGTTGAATT CTAAATCACCAGGACAGCCTATGCAAGTGGTGTATGTGCCATCACATCTCTATCACATGGTTTTTGAACTTTTCAAG AATGCAATGAGAGCCACCATGGAACATCATGCTGATCGAGGCATTTATCCTGCAATTCATGTACAAATCACGTTGGGAAATGAGGATTTAACTGTGAAg ATGAGTGACCGTGGTGGTGGTGTTCCTATGAGGAAAATTGACAGACTGTTCAACTATATGTATTCAACAGCACCACGTCCTCGTGTTGAGACATCGCGAGCTACACCTTTG GCTGGATTTGGTTATGGCTTACCCATATCACGTCTGTATGCACAGTATTTCCAAGGAGACCTGAAACTGTATTCCTTAGAAGGCTATGGTACAGATGCAGTTATTTACATCAAG GCCTTATCAACAGAATCAATTGAAAGACTCCCTGTATACAACAAAGCAGCCTGGAAACATTATAAAGCAAACCATGAAGCTGATGACTGGTGTGTGCCAAGCAGTGAGCCAAAGGACATGACCACTTTTCGGAGTATGTAG
- the PDK1 gene encoding pyruvate dehydrogenase (acetyl-transferring) kinase isozyme 1, mitochondrial isoform X1 produces MRLLRALLRGAAPGNIPQQVDFYSRFSPSPLSMKQFLDFGSENACEKTSFMFLRQELPVRLANIMKEISLLPDNLLRTPSVQLVQSWYVQSLQEILDFKDRSSEDSGAVQSFTDTVIKIRNRHNDVIPTMAQGVIEYKESFGIDPVTSQNVQYFLDRFYMSRISIRMLLNQHSLLFGGKINPAHPKHIGSIDPNCNVVEVIKDGYENAKSLCDLYYMSSPELILEELNSKSPGQPMQVVYVPSHLYHMVFELFKNAMRATMEHHADRGIYPAIHVQITLGNEDLTVKMSDRGGGVPMRKIDRLFNYMYSTAPRPRVETSRATPLAGFGYGLPISRLYAQYFQGDLKLYSLEGYGTDAVIYIKALSTESIERLPVYNKAAWKHYKANHEADDWCVPSSEPKDMTTFRSM; encoded by the exons GGTCTGAAAATGCTTGTGAAAAGACTTCATTTATGTTTCTGCGACAAGAGCTGCCGGTGAGGTTGGCCAACATAATGAAGGAAATCAGCTTGCTTCCAGACAACCTCCTAAGAACACCTTCAGTTCAGCTGGTGCAGAGCTG GTATGTCCAAAGTCTTCAGGAGATTCTTGACTTTAAGGACAGAAGCTCAGAAGATTCAGGGGCTGTTCAAAG TTTTACAGACACTGTGATAAAAATCCGGAATCGCCACAATGATGTCATTCCTACGATGGCTCAAGGAGTGATAGAATACAAGGAGAGCTTTGGCATCGATCCAGTGACCTCCCAGAACGTGCAGTATTTCTTAGACCGCTTCTACATGAGTCGCATTTCAATCAGAATGCTCCTTAATCAGCACT CTTTACTGTTTGGTGGGAAAATTAATCCAGCTCATCCAAAACATATTGGAAGCATCGATCCTAACTGCAATGTTGTTGAAGTTATTAAAG ATGGCTATGAAAATGCCAAGAGCCTTTGTGATTTATATTACATGAGCTCTCCAGAACTTATCCTTGAAGAGTTGAATT CTAAATCACCAGGACAGCCTATGCAAGTGGTGTATGTGCCATCACATCTCTATCACATGGTTTTTGAACTTTTCAAG AATGCAATGAGAGCCACCATGGAACATCATGCTGATCGAGGCATTTATCCTGCAATTCATGTACAAATCACGTTGGGAAATGAGGATTTAACTGTGAAg ATGAGTGACCGTGGTGGTGGTGTTCCTATGAGGAAAATTGACAGACTGTTCAACTATATGTATTCAACAGCACCACGTCCTCGTGTTGAGACATCGCGAGCTACACCTTTG GCTGGATTTGGTTATGGCTTACCCATATCACGTCTGTATGCACAGTATTTCCAAGGAGACCTGAAACTGTATTCCTTAGAAGGCTATGGTACAGATGCAGTTATTTACATCAAG GCCTTATCAACAGAATCAATTGAAAGACTCCCTGTATACAACAAAGCAGCCTGGAAACATTATAAAGCAAACCATGAAGCTGATGACTGGTGTGTGCCAAGCAGTGAGCCAAAGGACATGACCACTTTTCGGAGTATGTAG